AATGGAGGACGATGCATGTTTACCACCAGGTTGGACTGTGAAAGTAAAAGTGAGAGACAATGGTAAGAAAGATAAGGtaataataaatagtattaTTTGAAGGTTTGACTTTGACCAACCAATGATTAATCTTTTTCTTCTAACCATGCTGTTTTTCCCAAATGTTAGATTTTGTGACTTAGTTTTACCATTTTGTTCTGTTTTTTAGTTACACATGGCTTTAGTAGTCTTGTTGAGGTGGTGGCATGTTTTGTCTTATTTTTCAACATTAAGACCTGACTCTCTCTGATAccattttagatttttatgttTGGTCTAGTTTATCTTTATAAGACTGACTTGTAAAGTGAGAGTGTTACTTTTTATAAACTCTTTTAGAGTTCGATCTGAGTTTTCAATGTGAGACTTGAGTTTTTTTCCCCAATATTTAGTGTTGCTTAAGTTTTTAGAAGAGTTTGAAGATGGGTTTTGGAGATTAGGGGTTGTAATGAATATTGATGAagattttgttttgtattttggtTGGGTATGTAACTTGGTTGGCATTTGAGGTTTGATACTTTTATCTATAATTTGCATGTTTTCTATGGAATGTTTGGACTATGTTTCCAACAAATTCATGTTCTTTATTGATGCTTTTTAAATGGGGATAGTCAAATGGGTGTGCTTTTTTGTGTGACTATAAGCTATGAAACACTGACACAATCATTAAGCACATATGCAGGTACTAGACATGACACAAACactgataataatttgagaaaatgaaagtgattgaGTGTAACCATATGTGTCTGTGTTGTCTGTGTTGTGTTGGTGTTTGACAGTGACATGTGTCGAACactaaatacatttttaatctGAAGTGTCAGtgctatatatatttataagtgGCTCAAGAGGAAATGAATCTTTAGTTAAAGACTTCATTTCTATGACTAGTTGAGGTTAGTGTCATGTGAAAATGCTTTACAAGTTTATAGACAGAATATGTCAATGTGATGAAGCTTCTGCAATCAGCATTGTTATGAGATAAAATGTTTCTGTTAAGTGGAATGAACTTTGCCATTCTAGCTGGTTTTGAATTATTGTTAGGTTCATTTGGTAGCTCTTAACGTCTTTCTCTTACCTTTCCTTGAAGCGACAGAAGATCAAGTGAGATGTGGTTTCCATTTTATTAGTGATGATGTGAATACCAGATTGGTAGCATGATTCTAAATTGCGATTATGTTGCGAACCTTGATATTTGGCAAAACGCACACAAATTCGGCTGATGCAACCTCAATTGTGGTTGCGATGTCGTTGCAGAGAGTTAGAGACATTTAAAACCTTTATATTGTTTCTACAATTGCAGTTGCGGGCCACAATTTAGAACTATGATTTGGagttagtttctttttttcaacattttagaaacaaagttcAATCCATGTTAGAGTTCTAGGACTGGAATCATTGTCATTTCCaagttcatttttgtttatttactgATAATGTTAACatctatattttcttttatttgaaatgaatataCATCACCGAAGCATCGACACCTATGATCGAATGCGTGTCTCGGTGTCCGACGCCGACGctttgattacattcaattaattaattttctcaaattattaccgaTGTAAACGTGTCAAGGTCGTATTTGATGTCTGTGTTAGTACCGATGCTTCATAGATATACATAGACTTCGACTTTAGTGTCTTTTATTTGGTAACGATTGTTGGTAAAAACCGTTCAAGACTTAAACTTTCTTTGAGACATATAGTTATAGAAACTGTTTATCTAAGATGATTGAACTCAattcatattaaatttattgcAGTATTACTTTCCTCCTTCAAGTGAACAAAAATTCAATTCCATGGCCGGAGTACTTCGATATCTTGACACGACTCAGATCAAAGCCAGCTTCGAGAGAATCTCAAACAATGTCTGTCAGTAAAATCTTCTTTTTATggcattatttaattttcaatttctactTGGTTACATTAACTTATGTGGGAAATATTTGGTTATTCAAGCAATCTAGGATATAGTTTTGAAGGGTATTGCAGAAGAGTTATCATCCGGAACGATGAAAAAGACCGGAACAACAACTACAGAAGAAACAATTAGAAGCGATTCGGTAAGCAATGCCTCACAAGTTTATCTTGAATATTATTGTCATAAAAGATTTCCAAATAGTGATTCACATTATCACTAAATAAGTATTTCCTGTCTATGATTTCTTCGCAGTCAGCCGATGAAACTATGAAATCAACATTATCGATTAGCTCGAGTCAGAACTCAGGTAATGTGAGGCTAaatctgttttttatttatcatatcttTTTCTTTATCTATGTTAGTATATAAAGATCTTTCAAAATTCAGATCAGAAAAAAGGGAAGATTGGTTTAGCCGAAAGCTCTATAGTTTCATGTTGCATAGATGAAGATGTCCAAGAGAagcaatttcaagaaaattcagAGACAAAACATGAAACCGAAACATCTAAAGCCCGAATTCACAAGCTCAAGAAAAAGCACAAGAGTGTTAACAATTTTCCTCGCCGTACTTCAAAGCGTCTAGCTGGAATTATGGTTGATCAACTTCAAGAACTTAAAACAAGTAGAACTCGTCGAGACGTGGTAAAACAATTAGAAGAGGAGGAAACTAAGTTCAATAGCTTGTGTAATGATCGAGCGAAACCGGCTAATGATGCGTCAAAAACTAAGTTCAATGCCAATAGTATTCAAAACACAATGAAGAACAATTCAGCTAGTACTGAGGAAGAGTGTGTCAGTATCCTCGAAAATGTAGATAACATCGATGCGAAGTTAGATTACAACTGCGACTTCCCCCTCAAAGAAATACTAACTGATCCGTGTATCGCATTTGCAATACAAACACTCACCGGAGTAACATTTGAGACCTCTAAAGACATTCAAACCTTTGAAGAACGCGGTAAGAAAATCGATGTCACACACGAAGATTCCGAGGGACGCAGCGTGTTATCATCGCCGGAGAAATTTGCTATTACACAAGAACATAGTGTTGTTGCTAAAGTTAATGACAAAGCAAATAAGAAACATGATATTTCAAAGATGGCTTTGTCATCAAGTGTTTGTAGCCAATACTTTGGAACTAAGATACCAATGTGTAATAAATCTTTTAGTGAACTAAGTTAAATATTGTATAGTTAGGTGAGTTTGTAATTAGGTACTACTCTATGATGCAATGAATCCTTTGTGTAATCTTGTAATATGGTAATGTGTATATTGTAGAATATGTTATTAGGCATTTATGTAGTTTTGAATGTTTATGTTAGTTTGAATGTAGAATGTGTTTTAGTATCTAATCTAATAAGAAAACTTGTGTAGAACCTTACTATTCTTAGTCttgtatttgtttaaaaaagaataataagtAAGGAATAAGTGAAAAGTCATTTAACAATGACATAGACACTGGTAGTCAGTTATTTgttaagcttttttttttttcaatgatgtttgaaaaaataataattcatagaTTGTAATAACTGATGACAAaatgtttagtttttttattaataaatataatttttcttttgttttcaaatttttgttgaaaGAAACATTAGATTGGCTTGTGCAGCCAATTTGAGTGGGTTGTTTCTTGGCAATTCTAATATTATTCAATTCAGAAATATTGACTTATGAAATAAGTGaacaaataacaattttaaatttatgacaAAAATATAGTACAAATCTTAACATGtaatgaagagaaaaatataattttaaaaattgaaaaataccAACAATAAATAAAACCTATATAGACAACACATTCAAATGTTTACTTActaataattaatcaatttaatctcAAGATAAGTGCTATGAACATTCTCTTTGCAATACTCATTAtaaactttcatattttatttctaacatttttagaattaatcaatttatatattcTACTTATATGTGCAACACGCAAGTTTAATTCtagtaaaattaaaacttgGATTTGAACCGAGGCAAACATATCTAAAGTCTTACACTTTACCAACTAATTATATGCATCAAGTGGCGGATCTTGCACAAAATATCGGGGGAGCAGGGAGGGAgcgacaaatattaattaaaaaattataattgaaattcttaaaagttatatagttttttttagagttttacACAATTCAGACATAGTAAATAAGTTGAAAAGGTTATAATTTCAATTCTTACatgttttacaattttcacaagtcacacaattttcacaagttacacaattcacacaagtttttagaaattcacacaattcaatcaaataaaatgtattCATTTTACGATTTTCATCTTTGTCAAAAAATTTCTTATTGAAAAATGCATCAATTTTCTTACGTGTCACTCCAAAAAAGatacacatattaattaaaacaattcacaattaaaaaatagtatcacACTATATCACATATCAATGGTTAACAGGTAAAATTTTGTTAATAGTCTGCAGTTGAGTTGTTAACTAGGATGTTAGAGTTTGTTTGTTCGAAATTAGTTAGTTGATCCTTCGACATTAGATagtttatctatatataaaatttgttgtattaactttattatattttattagtataaattctAAGAGAGGGAGAACAAATAGAGCACCGAAAGAAGAGAGGTATATAGGTGGAGACGGGAGATACGAAATGTAttagtttttcaaaatcatataggtttgagaatattttaataatttatcactattattttgataatatataacttttaatattgtgtttgagAGTTATATTTTGAAGGCCTTagtctatattttaatttatttaagatttaaaaaataacataatgaATGATGatcatataatatttcaatcacatttaatttatttttagaaatattttttaatttccttatttaaaaaaataataataaacctCTCCTACATTCAATTCAACAtaccataaataaattttaaataatatttttaaagaaaagcatcaattttttttgtttgaaaatttttgtTTCGAAGCTTGGAGGCCTAAAAGAAGGCTTGATCAACCTTATACATTGAATGGCCTTCTGCTTTTTTTGGCTGGAGATATTTTTGTTCAAGCTTGGTGGCCTAAAACAAGATTTGAGTAGCCTTATACTTTCTTTaagctaaaaatttattaaaaataaaaattgagaaacTAATTCTAAtatagtaaaaaagaaaaaaaaattgcaaaaacaTATTTCAAAAATCATGCAGGTTTATTGGGCTTAACactgaaaattatatattatagtttCTTTctgtatattatttttctttatattagtAATCACCTATGTAAAAAATTCTTTACCAACaatagaataaatatttgtaaaagaCTCTTCATATGCAGAATGATTTTGTAAATCATTagcatttttatctttaaaaaaatgtttaattgcaGTCATGGTCCCTTTGTTTTAGCTGAATCGAAAAAGTagtcccccattttatttctccccaattttggtccctcaaacagaattttggtccaaaacttgatgaagttttattttttcaagtcacacatcatttataatcatagattgcaggtacaattgttgcaccacgagatcttgaggcatagtgtgacttaaataaacgcaaaaaaaatgaaatttcattaagttttggactaaatttctgtttgggggaccaaaactggggagaaataaaatggggagACTACTTTTgagattcaactaaaatagggggaccaaatctacaattaagccttaaaaaaattatgcaaaaCTTTCAAATCCTAAACAATCttgggatatatatatatatatatatatatatgtgtgtgtgtgtgtgtgtgtgtgtgtgtgaacaCAAGTGATAATAATATTTGGATGGATCATATCATCCATTAAATCTCTTGAATATAAATTTGCTACCAAATTCGaatgaatttgatgattttgaacaaatttcTCCTCTAATATTGTATCACTCGAAAAACCTATAATATGCATATATGGATAATGAAGATCTTCTTTTTATTGTTCTGTGCTATTTGAATTAGATACGTTATATCCAAAGACCTTGtgaattacatttattttttgatgTAACTCGACATCACCTTCTTCTGAAGGGAGTGAATTTGCTACCACTTCCTCAATTGAATTCGAATAAGATGTTTCATGCCGATTCTTTTCAAATCTTTCTTGACCAAAAGGAGACAATTCTTGAATAATCGTGTTACCTCCTAATTCGAGGTTGGGAACGAGATCAACAAAAGGGGAGTTAATATAACACAATGAAGGTTAATAACCTTAGCACTAGCACTATGACTCTCTTTGTTTGTACCTTCAGTTGCTACCTTGTTCAAAACAAGTTTGTGTTTAGGGACATACTTCTTAACCAACTTGTTTACCACTACAACATCTTCCATAGATTGTCCTACAACCTTACATGATTCACAAAATAATGGTAATTTTTCataatcaatataaacaaaaaatgcatACCATTTATGTTTAACAATAATGCTATCTCTCAGCTCTTGTATCATGTCCAAATCAATCAAGACTGACAAAATGTCCCCACGTTTATGAGTTGGTTGCTTCATCAAGAGATAATGGGGTGTCGATACCTGCGATTgcaaaaatgatatttgatcTCCAATATTCAAAAGGCAAATTGTAGTACGAATCCTACATTGAGCCTTTGTGTTTCATACTAGACCTGGATTGAAATCTTTAGTCTAAATAAAAACTCGAAGAAGATCGGTATCAAATTTCATGTTCCGATTATTTGAATACTTTGCAAATTCTCAATAGAAGCAAAAGAAaactcataaaaatcatttttcgagaaaaataacCTGCCATGCTCCAATCGGTTTCCATATTCTTAAAAGTTTTTCACGTAAAATCGACATCATAATTGATTTATCACCCTTAAAAATGGTGACTCTACCATGGAGAATATTCTTGCAACTCGTCAAAagtaattgatatttttcttatagaaTTTTGATAGCGAGAACCGATtctttaattaatgattttggtaactaactcaaaaaaatattacataaacTTTTTAGAGCTTGTGCAAAAGATTTAAATAAATGTGTCTGAGTACTAACCGATCCGTATCTGAATGCATTAGTATATTTTTGTTGACATAAATGATTAGTGTATTgctattaaatttttaaaataaattaatgaaatgaattactataaaaataatgaaataaattaatattttataatcattaataataaaattgaggaTACAAACTTAAATTCTGAATCCAAAGACATCTTAAAATTCTTGAAGGATACTGTATCAATTTGAAAGTAACCTAGACTAAATAATCATGTAATTGAATggcaaatattaaattttctaatatttttaacgATTAGTTGTTATATAAAAGAGTTggtatcttaaattttttatctaaaattatgaaaccatttttttcttctaattgtACCTCTTTTTCTCTAttataattattgattattattttttatttgcacATAATCATATATTCTCATTTGTCAATAAATTGTCGGTGCCACATTGTAATCTATGAAGCACGTACATATGTCATGTCACTGATACATATATTAAACCAATAATAACTTCAAAAAATACAAGTGATTAAATGTAATCATATATGTCAATATTGTGTCAATGTTAGATATCAAATATTGTGAATTTAGTTGCTTCCAcatgaaatgaaaatataatcaaatgGCTCCttgaaacaaaatatcaaaataaaaagaaaaggaaaaagaaaaagaaagaaaacaaatattgattaggttgagaagatggagaagaCGACAACCAAATATCAATTAACGAGAAATCGCCACAATGATGAAGAAACTATTgataatattcaaataaattataattcaagAACTTAAAGAGAAGACCTAACTCACTTACCATTCTCATTATTTTTTCACTATATTTACTATTCTCAttagataaaattttagttcattttaaaCTTCCCACAAATGAATTCACAAAAGCCTACTTTTAATCTAAATGGGCCATAAAGTAACTTTTTTTAGGTCCATATTAGATatacatcatatttttttattaaactaaatGTAAAGAAGCAAAATAGTTTTACTTACATACTTACATATTTACATATGTCATCAActaaatctaaattaaaattatctattacaattctaaataaaaaaaactaaaattataaataaataaaaaaacaaattaagaaTTACAccaaattgaaattaagttataaaaaatatcatataaaaattaaattaagaaactaCGAATACTATTTAGCCtattttataactattttttttaatagaaatttgagctatattttgtttggtagttaagagaaaaaaatgaagGGAGGGCTTTGGGGAGAGGTGACGTTTGGAAGAGGATTCTCTATCCTTATTTTGAAGAGTGTTTTTGGTGTGAAAGGGGAAAATAAGTTTAGGACTCGTATATTATTTGCATTAAAAGTATTGCATcgattatttagttaaaaataattataatattttagagtaAAAAACATTTAATGATAATCTTAATTATACGTGTAAAATCTTGAATGGTATATACAGATATAAATTAAGTTGCTCTATTTAATTTAGTCAAatcatcaattaatttaatttacaataatacatatcttttaaatttgatttacttCTCTGTCATGTCATAACATTAGTCTCTTATATAAAATACACACCGTTAATCTCTTTTTCTTcgtcatatttttcttttccaaataatttttttaaagatttttaaatcaaataactctttttataattttttttatcaaatttaattaattaaaaattttaatttctttatttgaatttgCTATATGTCAgtattaactttttaaaaataaagtttaacaaaagttaaaaaaagaACTATGACATATATAGTTTGAGATTAAATACTAATTAAAGAAACAAGCTTCAATGATCAATTTAAAAATgagtcaaattttaaaaactgtAGGCATGATTTTagctttattttatatttaaaaatgagtCAAATTAAAAAGCTGGAGGCATGATTTTACCTGTATTTTATATCAGCTTTCTTTCCGTcaaattactaaaaaatattagacAAATTTTCAACTATCCAATGTTTTTGGCATAAtgaaaaaatagttttcaaatgATGCCACTTTTGGAAAAAATGGATCAATTTTGTCCATAAATTAATAAGAGCTAAACacgtaataaaattaaaaaaatagaagtaattaaaaataattatttggatTGTTATTGTGTCTATCTCCATCATATATACATCGAATGTTGTGCATTAAacactaaaatatttttcatttgacATGTCAATGCTACACagttgaatgttttttttttaataaatacaatcaCAAATAAACGTTTTTATTCTAGAACGTACAAAATTAGTTCCTATACAAAATAGTTGAAATGTAAAACTTTATCTCTTAACTTTTTCACACATCTTAgataattaattgtattaaaataaataaatattgttgaaatataatgatatagaattatcaacaaaactcgtttaataattttttgagatattgaattaaagagaataatatttattaaaaattatgattaaaagatgaataatttataaataaacgttttatttattaaagtgaCGTTAATTATGAAACAAGAGAAAATAGTGTGTTTTGAATGATTTATGTCCATTCTTTTGTTGTTGACCAAAGTCTAGACTTTAAGTTGGTGGTCAAGAAAGTCAATCATATGAACGGTGAGTTAGAGAACATGTTGTTGGAATCATTAAACATATGATTCTTGTTGAAGACCACACCAAGGGTCATCATTTCTAGTAATATCTCACCCTTCTTTTTAGTGGCACTACCCTATATATGTTCGAATATTTTTTAGGTAACAATTGGAAGCAACATAGGACACTTCTTAAACTTTGTCCAACATTTTCCCTAAGTTTTGTGTCCAAAAAGGAAAAGAGATTCTAATTCTAAGTCTAATTAGGAACATTTTAGTATGTGAATCAAAGTTGTGGGTTATGTTTTttctatataataatattatattttcagtcctaatatttatattaaatcaatAGTGGGAGACATTTGGCCAATGGTCATCTATAAgagtattatttatatatactttGGAATTTCTTCTATTAGTGTAGGGTTTAAGTGACATGTTACTTCTAGCCTACATCTAAACCTTAGACTTTTTGCTACTTT
This region of Cicer arietinum cultivar CDC Frontier isolate Library 1 chromosome 8, Cicar.CDCFrontier_v2.0, whole genome shotgun sequence genomic DNA includes:
- the LOC105851262 gene encoding uncharacterized protein isoform X2 translates to MKILFCILVGYVTWLAFEYYFPPSSEQKFNSMAGVLRYLDTTQIKASFERISNNDIVLKGIAEELSSGTMKKTGTTTTEETIRSDSSADETMKSTLSISSSQNSDQKKGKIGLAESSIVSCCIDEDVQEKQFQENSETKHETETSKARIHKLKKKHKSVNNFPRRTSKRLAGIMVDQLQELKTSRTRRDVVKQLEEEETKFNSLCNDRAKPANDASKTKFNANSIQNTMKNNSASTEEECVSILENVDNIDAKLDYNCDFPLKEILTDPCIAFAIQTLTGVTFETSKDIQTFEERGKKIDVTHEDSEGRSVLSSPEKFAITQEHSVVAKVNDKANKKHDISKMALSSSVCSQYFGTKIPMCNKSFSELS
- the LOC105851262 gene encoding uncharacterized protein isoform X1, coding for MEDDACLPPGWTVKVKVRDNGKKDKYYFPPSSEQKFNSMAGVLRYLDTTQIKASFERISNNDIVLKGIAEELSSGTMKKTGTTTTEETIRSDSSADETMKSTLSISSSQNSDQKKGKIGLAESSIVSCCIDEDVQEKQFQENSETKHETETSKARIHKLKKKHKSVNNFPRRTSKRLAGIMVDQLQELKTSRTRRDVVKQLEEEETKFNSLCNDRAKPANDASKTKFNANSIQNTMKNNSASTEEECVSILENVDNIDAKLDYNCDFPLKEILTDPCIAFAIQTLTGVTFETSKDIQTFEERGKKIDVTHEDSEGRSVLSSPEKFAITQEHSVVAKVNDKANKKHDISKMALSSSVCSQYFGTKIPMCNKSFSELS
- the LOC105851262 gene encoding uncharacterized protein isoform X3; translation: MYYFPPSSEQKFNSMAGVLRYLDTTQIKASFERISNNDIVLKGIAEELSSGTMKKTGTTTTEETIRSDSSADETMKSTLSISSSQNSDQKKGKIGLAESSIVSCCIDEDVQEKQFQENSETKHETETSKARIHKLKKKHKSVNNFPRRTSKRLAGIMVDQLQELKTSRTRRDVVKQLEEEETKFNSLCNDRAKPANDASKTKFNANSIQNTMKNNSASTEEECVSILENVDNIDAKLDYNCDFPLKEILTDPCIAFAIQTLTGVTFETSKDIQTFEERGKKIDVTHEDSEGRSVLSSPEKFAITQEHSVVAKVNDKANKKHDISKMALSSSVCSQYFGTKIPMCNKSFSELS